One Spinacia oleracea cultivar Varoflay chromosome 4, BTI_SOV_V1, whole genome shotgun sequence DNA segment encodes these proteins:
- the LOC110799620 gene encoding wall-associated receptor kinase-like 8 → MLFLLRLWLLVLTFSSMGTISTTTASITPANILTAANTTKPDCPRKCGNLTIPYPFGIGSDCSISFYFSVFCNTSYNPPRAFTMLDLGSNREADILEITESHMMLRNSRIASKCYNSQGNVTSENSLVFDIVNSPFTFSNNTNKLTVVGCDDYALISGYTGVLANGSRHQYNSVGCLALCSSPNELTPGSCSGLGCCQTSIPVGLQSFVITLLSLRNHTGPNISSFQPCAYAFLSGRGSFTFGGASDFAPNSLLNRAKDEVPMVLDWLVGDYNFSSNSRPTCNDARKNSTTYACQLNSRCVDVDGGGGGYHCKCNSGYEGNPYLEPGCTDINECAAGSNNPCSMVCVNTPGSFKCSCPSGYFGDGLIRNGTACTKIVNNSSSTLKKIILGLGISLGSILLSLCCWGLYVLTRRRILANQKARHFERNGGLLLQQQMSYDESVVARMKIFTIDELDKATDHFNENRILGKGGQGTVYKGMLTEGRIVAIKKSKIMAESPLIEFINEVVILSQINHRNIVKLLGCCLETEVPLLVNDYIPNGTLFQHIHQPSEEFPITWRMRLQIASDIAGALAYLHSSSSTPILHRDIKSSNILLDDKYRAKLSDFGTSRSIALDQTHVTTRVMGTFGYLDPEYFQSSQYTEKSDVYSFGVVLIELLTGEKAIRSILEEDRSLTSWFLSHMESSRLFDIVDTQLVQEGCSKEEFQTVADVAKRCLNSEGKYRPTMKEVLVEIEVVLSLHLPQQNWVETQHEGTKHAKNGVPYSSTLYLDNYSSNSAELSLLFNPR, encoded by the exons ATGCTTTTCCTGCTTAGATTATGGCTTCTAGTGCTCACTTTCTCTTCAATGGGAACCATCTCTACCACCACCGCATCTATAACACCAGCCAACATTTTAACCGCTGCTAACACCACTAAACCCGATTGCCCACGAAAGTGTGGCAACCTAACCATTCCGTACCCATTTGGCATCGGCTCTGATTGCTCTATCAGCTTTTACTTCAGCGTTTTCTGTAACACCTCTTACAACCCTCCTAGAGCTTTCACTATGCTTGACCTTGGTTCAAACCGAGAAGCCGACATTTTAGAGATAACCGAGTCCCACATGATGCTTCGGAACTCTCGAATAGCCTCAAAGTGTTACAATTCCCAAGGGAATGTGACTTCAGAGAATTCATTAGTCTTTGATATAGTTAACTCCCCCTTTACTTTCTCAAACAATACCAACAAGTTAACTGTGGTTGGGTGTGATGACTATGCATTGATCTCAGGTTACACAGGAGTCCTCGCGAATGGGAGCCGACATCAGTATAACAGTGTTGGGTGCCTTGCCTTGTGCTCTAGCCCTAATGAGCTGACTCCGGGATCTTGTTCAGGTTTGGGTTGTTGTCAGACTTCAATACCGGTTGGGTTACAGTCTTTCGTGATTACCCTTTTGAGCTTGAGGAATCATACTGGTCCTAACATCTCGAGTTTTCAGCCTTGTGCTTATGCGTTTCTCTCTGGAAGAGGGAGCTTCACCTTTGGCGGAGCTTCAGATTTTGCTCCCAATAGTCTACTGAATAGAGCAAAGGATGAAGTTCCTATGGTGCTTGATTGGCTTGTTGGGGATTATAACTTCAGTTCTAATTCCCGGCCTACGTGTAATGATGCTAGGAAAAACTCAACAACTTATGCTTGTCAGTTGAATTCCCGTTGTGTCGATGTtgatggaggaggaggaggatatCATTGCAAATGCAATTCAGGTTATGAGGGTAATCCTTATCTTGAACCAGGTTGCACAG ATATCAATGAGTGCGCTGCTGGCTCGAACAACCCATGTAGCATGGTATGTGTTAACACACCAGGGAGTTTCAAATGCTCGTGCCCAAGTGGATATTTCGGCGATGGGTTGATTAGAAATGGGACTGCTTGCACAAAGATTGTTAATAATAGTTCATCCACCCTCAAGAAAATCATTCTTG GGTTAGGCATATCCTTAGGATCAATACTTCTATCCCTTTGTTGTTGGGGGTTGTATGTCCTTACCAGAAGAAGGATATTAGCAAACCAAAAGGCGAGACACTTCGAGAGAAACGGCGGCTTATTGTTACAACAACAAATGTCCTACGACGAAAGCGTTGTAGCAAGAATGAAAATCTTCACCATTGACGAGTTAGACAAAGCCACTGACCATTTCAACGAGAATAGAATACTCGGTAAAGGAGGTCAAGGTACTGTCTACAAAGGAATGCTAACCGAAGGAAGAATTGTTGCCATTAAAAAGTCAAAAATCATGGCTGAAAGTCCTTTAATAGAGTTCATCAACGAAGTGGTTATCTTATCACAGATTAACCATAGGAATATAGTCAAGTTACTGGGATGTTGTTTGGAGACTGAAGTTCCGTTACTGGTTAACGATTATATCCCGAATGGTACTCTCTTCCAACATATTCATCAACCGAGTGAAGAGTTCCCAATAACATGGAGAATGCGGTTGCAGATAGCTTCTGATATTGCGGGAGCTTTAGCTTACTTGCATTCCTCATCTTCAACTCCTATCCTTCACCGTGACATAAAGTCTTCTAACATACTTTTGGATGACAAGTACAGGGCAAAGTTGTCAGATTTCGGGACTTCGAGATCAATTGCCCTTGATCAAACCCATGTAACTACTCGGGTTATGGGTACATTTGGTTATTTAGATCCGGAATACTTTCAGTCGAGTCAGTACACAGAGAAGAGCGATGTTTACAGTTTTGGGGTGGTTCTGATTGAGCTTTTGACAGGGGAGAAGGCAATACGTAGTATACTCGAAGAAGATAGAAGTTTGACGTCTTGGTTTCTTTCGCATATGGAAAGTTCTCGCTTGTTTGACATCGTGGATACTCAACTCGTACAAGAGGGTTGTTCGAAAGAAGAGTTTCAGACAGTTGCTGATGTCGCAAAGCGGTGTTTGAACTCAGAAGGGAAGTACAGACCAACAATGAAGGAAGTTTTGGTGGAGATTGAAGTGGTTTTGTCACTTCATTTGCCGCAACAAAACTGGGTAGAAACTCAGCATGAAGGAACTAAACATGCAAAGAATGGTGTTCCATATTCTAGCACATTGTATTTAGATAATTATTCTTCGAATTCTGCTGAATTATCCCTGTTGTTTAATCCTAGATGA
- the LOC110799603 gene encoding putative disease resistance protein RGA3 yields MESVVLPLLTEAAKPMIEVLMSRVTAEIHSFRGYEEDLSKLQSKIQIISNTVLHMTATNTTSSSNTMDFSWTIWISDLKDFNIQRILNKMVEFLGRGNYEDASSEIAIRKLQEYLSGKRYLLVLDDVWNTHQETWDTMRNSLERIGGSIDSMVLATTRGDNVAETMHASVVHRLSHISEEDSWSLFKEIAFANRPEGDVFALEAIGRKIAEKCKGVPLAIKSIGGLMLRKKTHSEWMTIEESSLWNISFDETGILPSLKLSYDYLSSSFLKKCFSLCAIWRRGIWFERYDLRDRWMALGLIQKSNDENTTLEDIGDAYFNELLSISFLLVYERNELGDPFIYILHDLVYDLARLVASHECLYLESGKKVNNVLDIQHVTVVGHAEITWNFPDKLVLENICSLDVLGKLPEGLLMHVKYLRVLSIEHSYIVTVPKSFARLKCLKFLDLANNPIQVLPECIMELYNLQSLILYHCNQLLELPGAGGRLSNLVNLRHLGLSFDLCPAEGVIRQLNQLQILPPLRMTKGGFQISELGCLHQIRGNLEIKGLELIKCKSDAEMANLSTKSKVEQLRLVWDSENNCINHEEVLDALYPNLNLKLLFIKGYAGDKFPTWVTRMNTNAGVLYNLIKIQLIDCGRCEELPTLGHLPSLKKLEITNMLSLKRINPEFYDSSTISSCSMEYFTSLV; encoded by the coding sequence atggaatcTGTAGTTTTGCCACTGTTGACTGAGGCTGCGAAACCCATGATCGAGGTACTAATGAGTAGAGTCACGGCGGAGATCCACTCCTTCCGGGGCTACGAAGAAGATCTCAGTAAGCTTCAAAGCAAGATCCAAATCATCTCAAACACTGTGCTCCACATGACTGCTACTAATACCACTAGTAGTAGTAACACTATGGATTTCAGTTGGACGATATGGATCTCGGACTTGAAAGATTTCAATATACAGAGGATACTGAATAAAATGGTTGAGTTTCTTGGGAGGGGAAATTATGAAGATGCTAGCAGCGAAATAGCAATCAGAAAACTTCAAGAGTATCTAAGTGGGAAGAGATATCTACTTGTGTTGGATGATGTTTGGAATACTCATCAAGAAACTTGGGATACAATGAGAAATTCATTGGAAAGAATTGGTGGTTCCATCGATAGTATGGTGTTGGCAACTACTAGAGGAGATAATGTTGCGGAGACAATGCACGCTTCTGTAGTCCATCGTTTGTCACACATCTCAGAAGAGGATAGTTGGTCGTTGTTCAAGGAAATTGCCTTTGCAAATAGGCCGGAAGGAGATGTTTTCGCATTAGAGGCTATTGGGAGGAAGATAGCAGAAAAATGCAAGGGTGTTCCGTTGGCTATAAAGTCAATCGGAGGACTAATGCTACGGAAGAAAACCCATTCTGAATGGATGACTATTGAAGAAAGTAGTCTATGGAATATTTCATTTGATGAGACTGGGATATTGCCATCCTTGAAGCTCAGCTATGATTATTTATCGTCTTCGTTCTTGAAGAAATGTTTTTCACTGTGTGCTATTtggcgcaggggtatttggttcgAAAGATACGATCTAAGAGATAGATGGATGGCTTTGGGGCTTATTCAGAAATCTAATGATGAAAATACGACTTTGGAGGACATTGGCGATGCGTATTTTAATGAGTTGTTAAGTATCTCCTTCCTGCTTGTATACGAGAGAAATGAACTTGGAGACCCGTTCATATATATTTTACATGATCTAGTGTATGATCTTGCAAGATTAGTTGCTTCGCATGAATGCCTGTATTTGGAATCTGGTAAGAAGGTGAATAATGTTCTTGACATCCAACATGTAACTGTGGTTGGACATGCCGAAATAACTTGGAATTTTCCTGACAAGTTGGTTCTTGAAAATATATGTTCACTGGATGTCTTGGGGAAGTTACCAGAAGGATTATTAATGCATGTGAAGTATTTGCGTGTACTATCTATAGAACATTCATATATAGTTACTGTACCAAAGTCGTTTGCTAGATTGAAATGTTTGAAGTTCCTTGATTTGGCAAATAATCCTATCCAAGTTTTGCCTGAATGCATCATGGAATTGTATAACTTGCAAAGTTTGATTCTTTACCATTGTAATCAGCTGTTGGAATTACCTGGAGCTGGAGGCCGATTAAGTAATCTGGTTAATCTGCGGCATCTTGGCTTGAGTTTTGATCTTTGTCCAGCTGAAGGGGTGATCCGACAATTGAATCAATTGCAAATTCTTCCACCTCTACGGATGACTAAAGGGGGATTTCAGATTTCCGAGTTAGGATGTTTGCATCAGATAAGAGGcaatttagaaattaaaggccTTGAACTCATCAAATGCAAGTCAGATGCTGAAATGGCCAATTTGTCAACCAAGTCCAAAGTTGAACAGCTGCGATTAGTTTGGGACAGTGAGAACAACTGCATAAACCATGAGGAGGTGTTGGATGCGTTATATCCTAACTTGAATTTGAAGCTACTCTTCATAAAAGGTTATGCAGGTGACAAATTTCCAACATGGGTCACGAGGATGAATACAAACGCAGGGGTTCTGTATAACCTCATTAAGATTCAGCTTATTGATTGTGGAAGATGCGAGGAATTGCCAACATTGGGGCACCTTCCTTCTCTTAAAAAGCTAGAGATTACAAATATGTTAAGCTTGAAGCGTATAAATCCAGAGTTCTATGATTCAAGTACCATAAGCAGCTGTTCAATGGAATATTTCACAAGTTTGGTTTAA
- the LOC110799601 gene encoding probable disease resistance protein At5g66910, with protein MTKMISQPPDWLYRLPCLTTLHIGKYFERHEFPDMSFLWKITSLKILYLYGWEKLHSLPEQLQHLTTLKALLITDFENIEYLPDCLGNLSSLDSLYTFKCKNLKKLPTEDAIKRLTKLRYLDIRECPLLEKAVKVNGTEHHKISNITVWVN; from the coding sequence ATGACAAAGATGATAAGTCAGCCACCTGATTGGTTATACCGCCTTCCATGCCTTACAACTTTACACATCGGAAAGTATTTCGAGCGACATGAATTTCCAGATATGAGCTTCCTCTGGAAAATCACTTCTCTcaaaattttgtatttgtatggttgGGAAAAGCTGCATAGTCTTCCAGAACAACTCCAACACTTGACAACGCTGAAAGCTCTGCTAATTACTGATTTCGAGAATATAGAATATCTCCCTGATTGCCTCGGAAATCTTTCATCTCTTGATTCATTGTATACCTTCAAGTGCAAGAATTTGAAAAAACTACCGACAGAGGATGCCATCAAGCGACTCACCAAATTAAGATATTTGGATATTAGAGAGTGCCCACTGCTGGAGAAAGCCGTCAAGGTTAATGGGACAGAGCATCACAAAATTTCCAACATTACAGTCTGGGTTAATTGA